From a single Muntiacus reevesi chromosome 14, mMunRee1.1, whole genome shotgun sequence genomic region:
- the ERCC8 gene encoding DNA excision repair protein ERCC-8 isoform X4 produces MSPVATKHCLVAVGTRGHKVQLCDLKSGSCSHILQGHRQEILAVSWSPRYEHILATASADSRAKLWDVRRASGCLITLDQHNGKKSQAAESANTAHNGKVNGLCFTSDGLHLLTVGTDNRMRLWNSSNGENTLVNYGKVYNDSRKGLKFTVSSGCSSEFVFVPYGSTIAVYTIYSGEQITMLKGHYKSVDCCVFQSNFQELYSGSRDCNILAWVPSLCDSVPDDDDETSTRSQLNPAFEDAWSSSDEEG; encoded by the exons ttgGTACTAGAGGACACAAAGTACAACTTTGTGACTTGAAGTCTGGATCCTGTTCCCACATTCTACAGG GTCACAGACAAGAAATATTGGCAGTTTCCTGGTCACCACGTTATGAACATATCTTGGCAACTGCAAG TGCTGACAGTAGAGCAAAATTATGGGATGTGAGGAGAGCATCAGGATGCTTGATAACTCTTGATCAGCATAATGGGAAAAAGTCGCAAGCAGCTGAATCAG CAAACACTGCTCATAATGGGAAGGTTAACGGCTTATGTTTTACAAGTGATGGTCTTCACCTACTCACTGTTGGCACAGATAATCGAATGAGGCTCTGGAATAGTTCCAATGGAGAAAATACACTA GTCAACTATGGAAAAGTATATAATGATAGTAGAAAAGGATTGAAATTCACTGTCTCCTCTGGCTGCAGTTCAGAATTTGTTTTTGTACCATATGGTAGCACCATTGCTGTTTATACAATTTACTCTGGAGAACAGATAACTATGCTTAAGGGACACTATAAAAGTGTTGACTGCTGTGTATTTCAGTCTaatttccag GAACTTTACAGTGGTAGCAGAgactgcaatattcttgcttgggtaCCATCCTTATGTGATTCAGttcctgatgatgatgatgag aCTTCAACCAGATCACAGTTAAATCCAGCATTTGAAGATGCCTGGAGCAGCAGTGACGAGGAAGGATGA